A window of Corvus moneduloides isolate bCorMon1 chromosome 34, bCorMon1.pri, whole genome shotgun sequence genomic DNA:
ggggcgcgggggtcCTGTGTCCCCTCACAGTGGGGGAGGGAGGGTCGTGCCCCGGGGCTGGATGAGGGCTGGGacgccccctccccaaaattgCCCTCCCCGGACCCTTCAGTGGGTCCCACCCGACCCCAAactccctcccccagccccatttaCCCCTCCAGCACCCCGCAAAGCAGGGGAGGGCACCCTAAGCGCCCCCCAAACCCTCGAGACCCCCACGTGCTGCCCAAAAGGGTCCCCAACCTCAACCCCCTCCCCCTTAAAGGGGGTcccaaccccctccccaaataAACACACTCAGCTTTCGGGGCCACGTCTTTATTGGGGGGTAGGgggggtgggctgggggagaACGGGGGGAGGGGAGGCGATGCCGCAGCAGGGCCGGGGGGGGTTCGGGGAGGCCCCTGGGCGCCGGGGGTTTGGTGGTCACTTGTAGAGGATGTCGTAGTGGCCGGGGCGGTAGAGGAGGCAGACGCGGGGCTGGGAGCCCTCGGGGAAGACGTGCGGGTTGGTGGCACCGCCCTCGCCCCGGTCCATGTACTCCACCAGGATGGAGACGTGCAGCGCCCGCGCCAGCGCGATGATGTGGATGTGGTCACTCTCCTTGCACATGGGCTCCACCTCCTGCGGGCACgcggaggggacacgggggtcaGCGGGGTGGGAAGGGTCAGAGGGGGTGAGGGGTCAGAGGGGGACAGGGGTGTGAGGGGTCAGAGGGGCACGGGGGTGAGGGGTCAGCGGGGTGTGAGGGGGACGGGGATGTGAGGGGTCAGCGGGGTGTGAGGGGTCAGAGGGGGTGAGGGGTCAGAGGGGGTGAGGGGTCAGTGGGCTGTGAGGGGTCACTGAGGTGTGAGGGGTCAGCAGGGTGTGAGGGGTCAGCGCGGTGTGAGGGGTCAGAGGGCTGTGAGGGGTCAGCTCGGTGCGAGGGGTCAGAGGGGTGTGAGGGCTGTGAGGGGTCAGCGGGGTGTGAGGGGTCAGAGGGCTGTGAGGGGTCAGCGCAGTGTGAGGGGTCAGCGGGCTGTGAGGGTCAGCAGGCTGTGAGGGacacagggctgtgccaggggcgTGCAAGGCTCTGTGACCCCTTCCAGGGCACGTGGGGAGCTGCCCGAGGGGCTgaggggcagctgtggggcagcacGAGCCCCCCCCGATGCCCTTGGAGCTGattgaggggctggggggccaCCAGGGTCCCACAGGGTACCGTGCCAGCCCCACCATGCCCCACACGCGGTGacagaagtgccacaggtgccCTGCTCCTGGTGGCAGAGCCCTCAGGTGCCCCGTGTACCCCTCAGGAGGTGACACGAGGGCCACAGGTGCCGCAGAGGTGGCCCAGGTGCCCCTCAGAGGGTGCCACGAGCGCCGGGGGCCAGCACAGGTGGCCCAGGTGCCCCTCAGAGGGTGCCACGAGCGCCGGGGGCCAGCACAGGTGGCCCAGGTGCCCCTCAGAGGGTGCCACGAGCGCCAGGGGCCAGCACAGGTGGCCCAGGTGCCCCTCAGAGGGTGCCACGAGCGCCGGGGGCCAGCACAGGTGGCCCAGGTGCCCCTCAGAGGGTGCCACGAGCGCCAGGGGCCAGCACAGGTGGCCCAGGTGCCCCTCAGAGGGTGCCACGAGCGCCGGGGGCCAGCGGAGGTGGCCGTACCTGCTGGCAGAACTCCTTGATGCTGCGGCCGCCCTCGAGAAACTGCTCGAAGAAGCGCCGGTGGCGCTGGAGGCAGCCCGAGGTGAGCAGCCGCAGGTAAACCACCAGGTAGTCCGAGGTGGCCGGCTCGTTAAAGGCCGCCAGCAGCTCGGGCAGCGGCACCCGGCGCTCCACGCGCTCGATCAGCTCCATCAgctgcggggacagggacggggacagcggggtcacacacacacacctgcgTCACCCCcgtgtcacacacacacctgtggcacccctgtgtcacacacacacctgtgtcacacacacagcccctgtgtcacctgtgtcacacacacccaccctgtgtcacacacccacccctgtgtcacccctgtgtcacacacacagccctcTGTGTCGTGCCACAGCTCCATCAGCTGCGGGGCCAGGgacggggacagcggggtcacACACACGcctgtgtcacccctgtgtaacacacacagcccctgtgtcacccctgtgtcacacacaccccctgtgtcacacacaccccctgtgtcacacacacagccctcTGTGTCGTGCCACAGCTCCATCAgctgcggggacagggacggggacagcggggtcacacacacacctgtgtcacccctgtgtcacacacacagcccgtgtcacccctgtgtcacacacacacacacgctgtgtcacacacacccgtgtcacccctgtgtcacacacacagcccctgtgtcacacacacccctgtgtcacacacaccccctgtgtcacacacacccccctcTGTGTCGTGCCACAGCTCCATCAgctgcggggacagggacggggacagcgcggtcacacacacacacctgtgtcacccccgtgtcacacacacagcccctgtgTCACCCGTGTCACACACACACGcctgtgtcacccctgtgtcacacacacacctgtgtcacacacacagcccctgtgtcacccctgtgtcacacacaccccctgtgtcacacacacagccctcTGTGTCGTGCCACAGCTCCATCAgctgcggggacagggacggggacagcggggtcacACACACGCCTGTGTCACCCCCgtgtcacacacacagcccgtgtcacacacacagcccctgtgtcacccctgtgtcacacacacagcccctgtgtcacctgtgtcacacacacccaccctgtgtcacacacccacccctgtgtcacccctgtgtcacacacacagccccctgtcacacacacaccctgtgtcacacacacccgTGTCACAGCCCCGTCACACCCCCCTGTCACCCCCATGTCACCCCTGTCACACACTCCTGTGTCCCCCATGTCACCCCCATGTCACCCCTGTCACCCCCCGTGTCACAGCTGCACGCAGGgaccctcccctccccgctccATGCCAGCCCCGGCTGCTGAACTCGCTGCAGCCCCGTGCCCCCTCTGTGCCCCCTCTGTGCCCCCTCCGTGCCCCCCAGACGCCCCCCAGCCCCGTCCCCGTGCCCACCGTGTTGTGGAAGTCCTCGATGGTGAACTCGGTGAAGCCCTGAGCCACCAGCTCCTCCTTGCTCCGCGCCGACACCTCCTTGAACCTGGGGGGACACCGCGCCTctgggggagctctgggggcACCCAAAGGGGTCTGGGGGTGCCCTGGGGGGGACACCGTGGgtctgggggggctctgggggtaCCCACAGGGGTCTGGGGGTGCCCTGGAGGGGACACCGCGGCTCTGGGGGTACCCAAAGGGATctggggggctccgggggcACCCAAAGGCCTCAGGTGCCCTGGGGGGGACACTGCGGgtctgggggggctctgggggtaCCCAGAGGGGTCTGGGGTGCCCTGGGGGGACACTGCGGctctgggggggctctgggggtaCCCAGAGGGGTCTGGGGTGCCCTGGGGGGACACTGCGGCTCTGGGGGGGCTCCAGGGGCACCCAAAGGGGTCTGGGGGTGCCCTGGGGGGGACACCGTGGgtctgggggggctctgggggcacCCAAAGGGGTCTGGGGGTGCCCTGGGGGGGACCCTGCAGgtctgggggggctctgggggcacCCAAAGGGGTCTCGGGGTGCCCTGGGGGGGACACTGCGGgtctgggggggctctgggggtaCCCAGAGGGGTCTGGGGTGCCCTGGGGGGACACTGCGGCTctgggggggctccgggggcaCCCAAAGGGGTCTGGGGGTGCCCTGGGGGGGACTCTGCAGgtctgggggggctctgggggcacCCAAAGGGGTCTCAGGGTGCCCTGGGGGGGACACTGCGGgtctgggggggctctgggggtaCCCAGAGGGGTCTGGGGTGccctgggggggctctgggggcacCCAAAGGGGTCTGGGGGGCTCCGGGGCCACCCAAAGGGGTCTGGGGGTACCCTGGGGAGGACACCGCAGCTCTGGGGGCACCCAAAGGGGTCTGGGGGTCTCCAGGGGCACCCAaaggggtctgggggggctcCGGGGCCACCCAAAGGGgtctggggggctctggggagggactgggggagcCGCTGAAGGTGCCAAGAGGGACCCGGAAGACATCGCTGGGGACACCCCAACATCCCGGGGGGGGCCCAggtggggttgggggggggggctcagggggcgcttggggggctcagggtgggctcgggggggtgggggggcagctctgggggggggaggggggggataTCAAAGTTCCAGGGGGCTCAGGAGGGTCTGGGGTTCCTTTGGGGAAGGTCCTGGGGGAGCCCTGGGAGCGCTGAGGGGGCATCGGGGGGCTCCGTGGggggggggcttggggggttttggggggttccATGGGGGATTTTTAGGGGGATTCCATGGGGGCGTTTTTGGGGGGGTCATTGAGGGGGTTCCATGGGGgcttttgggggatttttggggggattccatgggggttttttcggggggttttggggagttCCAtgggggggtttttggggggttccatggggggttttggggggtttttggggggggttccatggaGGGGTTCCATGGGGGGTTCcatggggggttttggggggattccATGGGGGGTCTTTGGGGGGATTCcatggggggttttggggggttccatggagggttttggggggactccatggggggttttgggggatttttggggggattccATGGGGGAGTTTTTGGGGGGGTTCCATGGGGGGTctttggggcggttttggggggTTCCATGGGGGGGTTCcattgggggttttggggggtttttggggggggttccatgggggtctttggggggttttggagggttttttggggggttccatggggggttttgggggagttttgggggggtttttgggggtccccaccgctgcagctcctgcccgtCCTCCAGCAGAGCCTCCAGGTGGGCGAAGCCGAAGGCGCGGTAGAAACAATTCCCGTCCGGCCGCGTCTTCCGGATGTAGGAATATTTCTGGAGCAGGTCCtgggggggggcacggggggggaGGGGCGTGGGGACGCTgtgggggcacgggggggggcggggggggcagggggacgcccccagggacacccgggctgtgcccagccccgTCCCAGTGTCCCACAGCGGCTCCCAGTTCCACACCGCTGCTGCTCCCAGTATCTCCCAGAGcctcccagcatctcccagtATCTCTCAGTGCTGTCCCCAGTCCTCTGCTggtgtcccagtgcctcccagtatctcccagtgttgtccccagctccatcccagcatcccagagcagctcccagtccCACACTGGTGCTGTTCTCAGTCCCCTACTggtgtcccagtgcctcccagtatCTCTCAGTGCTGTCCCCAGTCCTCTACTGGTGTCCCAGTatctcccagtgcctcccagtgctgtccccagccctgtaCTGGtatcccagtgcctcccagtgctgtccccagccctgtaCTGGTatcccagtgtctcccagtgctgtccccagtcCCCTACTGGTGTCCCAgagcctcccagtgcctccagtgTTGTCCCCAGCCCCATACTGGtgtcccagtgcctccagtGCTGTCCCCCAGTGCTGTTCCCAGCCCCGTACTGGTGTCCCAGTatctcccagtgcctccagtgctgtccccagttCCCTACTGGTGTCCCAgagcctcccagtgcctccagtgCTGTCCCCCAGTTCCCTACTggtgtcccagtgcctcccagtgctgtcccccagtgctgtccccagccccataCTGGTGTTCCAGTGCCTCCAGTGCTGtcccccagtgctgtccccagttCCCTACTggtgtcccagtgcctcccagtatctcccagtacctcccagtgctgtcccccaGTTCCCTACTggtgtcccagtgcctcccagtgctgtcccccagtgctgtccccagccccatactggtgtcccagtgcctccagtgctgtcccccagtgctgtccccagttCCCTACTggtgtcccagtgcctcccagtatctcccagtacctcccagtgctgtccccagtcCCCTACTGGTGTCCCAgagcctcccagtgcctccagtgTTGTCCCCAGCCCCATACTGGtgtcccagtgcctccagtGCTGTCCCTCAGTGCTGTTCCCAGCCCCGTACTGGTGTCCCAGTatctcccagtgcctccagtgctgtccccagttCCCTACTGGTGTCCCAgagcctcccagtgcctccagtgCTGTCCCCCAGTTCCCTACTggtgtcccagtgcctcccagtgctgtcccccagtgctgtccccagccccataCTGGTGTTCCAGTGCCTCCAGTGCTGtcccccagtgctgtccccagttCCCTACTggtgtcccagtgcctcccagtatctcccagtacctcccagtgctgtcccccaGTTCCCTACTggtgtcccagtgcctcccagtgctgtcccccagtgctgtccccagccccataCTGGTGTTCCAGTGCCTCCAGTGCTGtcccccagtgctgtccccagttCCCTACTggtgtcccagtgcctcccagtatctcccagtacctcccagtgctgtcccccaGTTCCCTACTggtgtcccagtgcctcccagtgctgtcccccagtgctgtccccagccccataCTGGTGTTCCAGTGCCTCCAGTGCTGtcccccagtgctgtccccagttCCCTACTggtgtcccagtgcctcccagtgtgTCTCAGTGCTGTTCCCAGCCCCGTACTGGTGTCCCAGAccctcccagtgctgtccccagccccatactggtgtcccagtgcctcccagtgccgCACCTTGATCTTCTCCTGGTACACGTGGTCATCCTCGGCGTACTCCTTGTAGAGCTCGGACAGCTCCAGGCGCTCCGAGACCAGCGGGTTCTGCACCGCGATCTGCGCCACAACCGGGGCTcagcggcggggggggggacGGGGACCCCCGGGGGGGACGGGGGAGGGGGcggatttggggggggggaaggggaggttcaggggaggttttggggcGGGGGTCGGGGGTTCCCCACCTCCTGCTGGATCCGGTCCTGCTGAGCCATGATGGCCTCGTCGTAGGCCAGGCAGTTCACGCCTggggggggacaccgggggtcAGGGGGGGCCCCGAGAGACCCCGCCGGGTGGGTTtgggggctcgggggtcccccCGAGAGGGTCCTGCGGGGGTGCGGGGAGGGATCGGGGCGGTTTTGGGGGAGcagggcggggaggggaggggggggtgtTGGTGGGTTTGGGGAAGCGGGAGTGGCTCGGGGGGGTCGGGGTGATCGAGGCCCTCCCGGGAGGAGCGAAGGCGCCGTGCGGGGGAGCGCCCGGGGGGGATTTCATGGCGAGGGTCCCGGCCGCGGGATGGGGATGTGCGAGGGGGCTGCACCGGTACCGTCGGCATCGCTGCCGCCGAGCGGCTCCGGCTGCGGCTGCTGAGGCTCCTccgccgccatcgccgccctgcccgccccgcgccgcttCCGGGTCAGCGCCCGCCGCTTCCGGGGCACCGCCCGCGCCGCTTCCGGGGCAGCGCCGCTTCCGGGAGCGGGAGGGGGCCCGCCCACGGGGCGTGGCCGGAGGCGCTGACCACGCCCCCCGATGGCGGCGGGGCCCCGCCTCCCCCCGGGAACGGGCACGGCCCCGGTGCGAGGAGGCCCCGGGAGGGTCCCCGGGAGGGTCCCTGGCGGGGTCGGGGCCTCTGCCGCCGCCACGGCCACGGCCCGGGTCCCGCTCGCCGCAGCGGCCCCGGGGTTTTGTGATGTTTAGAGCGAAAATGAAGGAAAACGGTGATTTGCCGTTAATTGCAGCAGGCAAAGTAATGAGAAAGGCGTGATCGGAGCTCTGAGAATCGCCGGGGAACGGGGATGACCCCTCCGCTTAAACGGAAACTACGGAAAGAAGGagttttcctgtatttaaaCTCCTTCTCCCCTAAACCCCCCTTTCTCCTGGGATGGACTGGAGGCACTGGGGAGGAACTGGGATGGGACTGAGGGGactgggggaggggctgggaaggtTAATTTGGAAAGAGAAGGATCGCACCCCCTCAGGGCGCAAGGGTTGGTCCCTCAGAGCCTCTCCGTGCCCGGGGCCCTGCGGGGGCTCCTCCGTCTCCCACCGCCATCCCCGGAGAGACCCCCGGGACGCTCCGCGGGGCCTCTCCTCCAGGGGATCGCAGGGCAGGTGTGCACAGGTAACACCCCGCAGAGCGGCCCCGAGCAGGACCCGCCCCCTGCTGCTCCTCGCTGCTCACACCAGGGGCAGCCAGCGTTCCCAAAATCCCGAATTTTCCCCATTCTCCCCGGGCTCCTCAGCCCCGCTTAAAAGTTCCCGCGCTGCCGGGGCGAGGGGCGGGGTTATGCAAATTAGACGGGAACTCAACAGCGAAAGGCATCACGGGAGCGCCGTTACCGGCGGGTTTCGGGGTCCGGCGCGGCCGGAccgtgcggggccgggccgggggtgcGGGATGCGCTGGGGAAGGAGCCCGCGAGCGGCCCCGGGAGGCGGCGAGGGCGGCGCGGGGGGAACCGTGAGGTGCgtgcggggcgggcggggccgggagctTTGTTGGGGCGGGTGCAGGTATCGCTTCTCGGCCTTTTGGCTAAGATCAAGTGTAGTATCTGTTCTTATCAGTTTAATATCTGATACGTCCTCGATGAGAGGACTTCATATTAAACGGATTTTTGGGCTCGGGAGTTGGACCCGGAGCTTGCTCCCTCCGCTCCGCGCATCGTCCCGGTATTGCAGTGCCTCCGGGAACGGTGCACCCCTCGCGGGGACATCTCATGGTCAAAGACAGAGCTGAAAGCGGCATTGATCCATCGTGCTTCTATCGCGATATCAGCGCCGCTGCTGCTGGCCCTCGCTGTCCCCGTCCCAGTGCTCActctccccgctccccgcgccgCAGGGCCGAGAATTCGATACCTGATCTCTATCGCGTGTGTATCGCGACTTCAGACACGGTTCTGTGCCGAAATGCCGCCGTTTCCTCCGCAGGCCCCGTGAAGCGGCGCTCGGGGGTCCCGCCCGTCCTTCTGCTGAGCGCTCCCCTCACGCGGTTCCCGCCCGCCGCCTTCTTGTTTCGGGGCCTCAGGGGGATCAGCGGAGAATCTCCGGTGAGAAGTGACAGAAAAACGCTAAAAATAcgtcaaataaataaaatacatttaaaacataAAGTGTGCTTCGTTTTAAATTGGGAGCGGGAGCAGGAGACGCGCCCGGGGATGAGCGGGCCGCCTTTCCCCGAGCAaagccgcggccccgccgctcctCAGGGCCCGCACAGATACACCGAGACATCCCCGCTCTCCCCGAGCTCTCGGCTGCCTCTCAGCACCAACAGCACGCAACGTTTTTAGCGCATTGCCCAGAGCTCGGCCGGGAAAGGACGGAATtgccggccccgcggccgcagCGGGAGCGAGGAGAAGTCGGCGCCGCCTTTCGCGGCCTTGCGAGGGGATGGGGGCGGGCGGGAGAGCCCCGAGCGGCG
This region includes:
- the OTUB1 gene encoding ubiquitin thioesterase OTUB1 isoform X1, which encodes MAAEEPQQPQPEPLGGSDADGTGVNCLAYDEAIMAQQDRIQQEIAVQNPLVSERLELSELYKEYAEDDHVYQEKIKDLLQKYSYIRKTRPDGNCFYRAFGFAHLEALLEDGQELQRFKEVSARSKEELVAQGFTEFTIEDFHNTLMELIERVERRVPLPELLAAFNEPATSDYLVVYLRLLTSGCLQRHRRFFEQFLEGGRSIKEFCQQEVEPMCKESDHIHIIALARALHVSILVEYMDRGEGGATNPHVFPEGSQPRVCLLYRPGHYDILYK
- the OTUB1 gene encoding ubiquitin thioesterase OTUB1 isoform X2; this translates as MAAEEPQQPQPEPLGGSDADGVNCLAYDEAIMAQQDRIQQEIAVQNPLVSERLELSELYKEYAEDDHVYQEKIKDLLQKYSYIRKTRPDGNCFYRAFGFAHLEALLEDGQELQRFKEVSARSKEELVAQGFTEFTIEDFHNTLMELIERVERRVPLPELLAAFNEPATSDYLVVYLRLLTSGCLQRHRRFFEQFLEGGRSIKEFCQQEVEPMCKESDHIHIIALARALHVSILVEYMDRGEGGATNPHVFPEGSQPRVCLLYRPGHYDILYK